A genomic region of Staphylococcus roterodami contains the following coding sequences:
- a CDS encoding rhomboid family intramembrane serine protease, with protein sequence MNIDKQFWKTIYYWIRYLNFDIVSREKDDQEIWLAHKRKKQVVIFKQHINSTQEMRFDKAKVLDHKKEIAEFISFEPQSFEFYYFTEAAFSEEQLNEVAPIKIKFNIIRSTKDLIKQMPNFILAKMISEDNDKKTYMFYKRKVLTDNFLDKYMQKFSPATYMLIFVNVLIWLCMILYLNNFSDVKLLDVGGLVHFNVVHGEWYRIITSMFLHFSFEHILMNMLSLFIFGKIVEAIIGSWRMLSIYFIAGLFGNFVSLSFNTTTISVGASGAIFGLIGSIFAMMYVSKTFNKKMLGQLMIALVILIGVSLFMSNINIVAHIGGFVGGLLITLIGYYFNVNRKMFWTLLIALLVIFIALQIRIFTIKEDNIYNKLIKDDMLSGNYDNAQNIVKQTINKNYADDQTYYLSGMIMATQNSKSEGMTEWERGLRMFPKSGILNFELAIANRSLNDDEKALKFVRKALNTDPKNTDYINLEKELTKSHESKNK encoded by the coding sequence ATGAACATAGACAAACAATTTTGGAAGACAATTTATTATTGGATTAGGTACTTAAATTTCGATATCGTTAGTAGGGAGAAAGATGACCAAGAAATTTGGTTAGCACATAAAAGAAAAAAACAAGTTGTTATTTTTAAGCAACACATTAATTCTACTCAGGAAATGCGCTTCGATAAAGCGAAAGTTCTAGACCATAAAAAAGAAATCGCTGAATTTATATCTTTTGAACCACAAAGTTTTGAATTTTATTATTTTACAGAAGCAGCATTCTCAGAAGAACAATTAAATGAAGTTGCGCCGATTAAAATTAAATTTAATATTATAAGAAGCACAAAAGATTTAATTAAACAAATGCCGAATTTTATTTTGGCTAAAATGATTTCTGAAGATAATGATAAAAAAACATATATGTTTTATAAACGTAAAGTATTAACTGATAATTTTTTAGATAAATATATGCAGAAATTTTCACCGGCAACATACATGTTAATATTTGTTAATGTCTTAATATGGTTATGTATGATTTTATATTTAAATAATTTTTCTGATGTGAAACTTCTAGATGTTGGTGGACTTGTGCATTTTAATGTCGTACATGGTGAATGGTATAGAATTATCACATCTATGTTTTTACATTTTAGTTTTGAACATATACTTATGAATATGCTTTCATTGTTTATTTTTGGTAAAATAGTCGAAGCAATTATTGGTTCATGGAGAATGCTAAGTATTTATTTTATAGCAGGATTATTTGGTAACTTTGTATCGTTATCGTTCAATACGACAACAATATCAGTTGGTGCAAGTGGTGCTATATTTGGATTGATTGGCTCAATTTTTGCAATGATGTATGTTTCTAAGACATTTAATAAAAAAATGTTAGGGCAATTGATGATAGCATTAGTAATTTTGATTGGTGTGTCATTATTTATGTCCAATATCAATATAGTAGCGCATATTGGTGGATTTGTAGGTGGTTTGTTAATAACATTAATTGGCTATTACTTTAATGTAAATCGTAAAATGTTTTGGACTTTACTTATAGCATTATTAGTTATATTTATAGCTCTTCAAATTAGAATATTTACAATTAAAGAAGATAATATTTATAATAAGCTAATTAAGGATGATATGCTTAGTGGCAATTATGATAATGCTCAAAATATTGTTAAACAAACAATCAATAAAAACTATGCAGATGATCAAACTTATTATTTAAGTGGCATGATTATGGCGACTCAAAACTCTAAATCTGAAGGAATGACTGAATGGGAGAGAGGACTTAGAATGTTTCCTAAATCAGGAATTTTAAATTTTGAGTTAGCAATTGCAAATCGTTCATTAAATGATGATGAAAAGGCATTAAAATTTGTGCGTAAAGCACTAAATACAGATCCTAAAAATACAGATTATATTAACTTAGAAAAAGAGTTGACTAAATCACATGAGTCGAAAAATAAATAA
- a CDS encoding 5-formyltetrahydrofolate cyclo-ligase, with the protein MTKKEIRQTILHKMKKFNKHEKQKADTWLANKFFETSEYKEATTIALFLSFKHEVDTFSIISHALKQHKRVFVPEMDYSNRQMTFKEIFNLDDIEVDSKGIYFSTSEGEITNTMDLVVVPGVGFRNDGYRIGYGGGYYDKFLAKYQMKTISLLYDFQLTSFEPESFDQAVDKLIIYKSA; encoded by the coding sequence GTGACTAAAAAAGAGATTAGGCAAACAATTTTACATAAAATGAAAAAATTTAATAAACATGAAAAGCAAAAGGCTGACACATGGCTAGCTAATAAATTTTTTGAAACTAGTGAATATAAAGAGGCAACGACAATTGCATTGTTTCTTTCATTCAAACATGAAGTAGATACTTTCTCAATCATTTCACATGCATTGAAACAACATAAACGTGTTTTTGTACCAGAAATGGATTATTCAAATCGTCAAATGACTTTTAAAGAAATATTTAATCTAGACGATATTGAAGTTGATAGCAAAGGAATTTATTTTTCGACTTCAGAAGGTGAAATTACAAACACCATGGATTTAGTTGTTGTGCCGGGTGTTGGTTTTCGAAATGATGGCTATAGAATAGGTTACGGTGGTGGCTATTATGATAAATTTTTAGCTAAATACCAGATGAAGACAATAAGCTTACTATATGATTTTCAATTAACATCTTTTGAACCAGAATCATTTGATCAAGCAGTCGATAAACTGATTATATATAAATCAGCATAG
- the rpmG gene encoding 50S ribosomal protein L33: protein MRVNVTLACTECGDRNYITTKNKRNNPERVEMKKFCSRENKQTLHRETK, encoded by the coding sequence ATGCGCGTAAACGTAACATTAGCTTGTACGGAATGTGGTGACAGAAACTACATTACAACTAAAAACAAAAGAAATAATCCAGAACGTGTTGAAATGAAAAAGTTCTGTTCACGTGAAAACAAACAAACTTTACACCGTGAAACTAAATAA